The sequence below is a genomic window from Novosphingobium sp. KACC 22771.
CGGGCGGCCACCTCCGCTGGCATATGACGGATGCCTTGGGAAATGACCTCGATCACCGCGCCATCCTGGGTTTCGATGGCATAGCGCGCATCCAGCTGGGCCAGACCACCTGTTTGCACCGTCTGCCAGTCGGCCCCGATGTTCAGGATGCGCCCGTTGATCCTTTCGCCCGTGGCGGTACCGCCGACGATGGGAATGATCCGCCGCGTGCCGCCTGGACATGACCCCATTTCATGCGGGCGGGTCAGGTCGATGGTGAGGGCGCAGACCGGCTCAAGCGACGGCGTCATGGCTCTGCCTTTCTGCAACACGCGCGCCGGTGGGAATGATCGGCGGCGCAGCATTCAGAGCATCGCGTGCAAAACCGGCTGCCGTTTGATAGGCCAGCATGAATTGCCTGCGCTCGGCTTCGGGGATCACATCGTCGATGTTGTCGAATGTCCCGCCGCAGCGCTCATCGACCAGATTGAGCAGTCCGAACGGTCCGGCTCCGCGATTGCGCAGCGCCAATTGCCCGACGGGCTCGCATAATTCGGCGTCAAAGGAGGCCAAGGCCTGCGGATTCACGCCGTGTTCGACGAAACACCGCCCCAGCGTGCGCGCATCGACAATGGCCTGCGACGCGCCATTCGATCCGGTGGGATACATCGGATGGGCGGCATCCCCGATCAGCGCCACCGGCCCATCGACCCAGGTCGGGATGGGATCACGGTCGATCATCGGGTTTTCATAGGCAACATCAGATTGGGCGAGCAGCGCGGGCAGGTCGAGCCAGTCATAGACGAACCCATCGAAATGATGCGCGAAATCGGAGAGG
It includes:
- a CDS encoding DUF3237 domain-containing protein — protein: MTPSLEPVCALTIDLTRPHEMGSCPGGTRRIIPIVGGTATGERINGRILNIGADWQTVQTGGLAQLDARYAIETQDGAVIEVISQGIRHMPAEVAARAAGGEDVPFDAYYMRTFIRLESGHPDYDWVNRSLFLATGGKRGAAVHLDIFRIA